ACTGTCATTCCCAATCTCCTCGCGAACGCTGCCGGTGAAAGTAAATCCCTGGCAGATGCAGCCCCCCACCTTCTCGGATTCTTTGTCGTTCTTGGAACCTTGGCAGCACTGCTCGGCCTGTGCACGCTGGTAAGTAAAATCCTGCAACGCTATCAACCCGAGCCCGCCGCCCCCAAGCCGGTGAGAAAGCCCGCAGCAGCAGCCAGCCCGGCGAGTGACAGCATTTCACCAGAAGTGGTGACCGTAATCGCGGCGGCCGTAGCCGCCGTGGCAGGAGACAAACAACGCATCATTTCGATCAAACCGCAAAAATCATCCTGGAGTCAAGCCGGACGTCACCAACACCATACGTCCCACAATATCCGATAAATCCATCCGACATCTGAAGAATCCAATCAATCATCCTATTTAAACCATCATGAAACAACTCCGCATTACCGTAGAAGGAAAAACCTATGACGTCACTGTTGAAGTCACCGATGACGATGCCCCAGCCCAAGCAGCAGCCGCGGCCGCACCAGCCGCTGCCGCGCCAGCCGCGGCCGCACCAGTGACCGCACCACCCGTTGCCAAAGCAGCGGAAGGAGACGTCGTCAGCCCTCTGGCTGGAGTCGTACAAGCCATCGAAGTTGCAGCCGGAGCCTCCGTCAATGAAGGCGACCTCGTCATCACCCTCGAAGCCATGAAGATGTATACATCCATCAACGCTCCGGGTGCAGGCACCGTGACCGCTATTCACGTCAACGTCGGTGACGCTGTCGATGAAGGGCAACCTCTGTATACCCTCGGATAATCCGACTCCTGACCTCAAACCTCCTTTTTGACCCTGGCAGTCTGGCCAGGGTCACCCCGTTGATACTCATCCGAAACTAACACTCTTTTCTCATGGAAGCACTTAATGAACTCTGGCAAGCAACCGGTTTTATCAATTTGGAATGGCAAATGATTGTGATGTGGGTCGTCGTGACGGCGCTCCTCTATCTTGCCATCGTTAAAAAATTTGAACCTCTTCTTTTGGTGCCCATCGCCATGGGAGCCCTCATCGGAAACCTCCCGCTCGACCTCTACGATGCCACAGGACATCTCAAAGATGGAACCCTCTTC
This genomic stretch from Oceaniferula marina harbors:
- a CDS encoding OadG family transporter subunit, with translation MTVIPNLLANAAGESKSLADAAPHLLGFFVVLGTLAALLGLCTLVSKILQRYQPEPAAPKPVRKPAAAASPASDSISPEVVTVIAAAVAAVAGDKQRIISIKPQKSSWSQAGRHQHHTSHNIR
- a CDS encoding biotin/lipoyl-containing protein, with product MKQLRITVEGKTYDVTVEVTDDDAPAQAAAAAAPAAAAPAAAAPVTAPPVAKAAEGDVVSPLAGVVQAIEVAAGASVNEGDLVITLEAMKMYTSINAPGAGTVTAIHVNVGDAVDEGQPLYTLG